The genomic window TATTATAATAAAAATTTGAATTTAATTATTTCATAATTATTAATTATTTAATAATTGAATTAATAACTTCTGTAAGTTCAGGTTTAAAAATAAAATAATCAAATGAATAATTATTTATGTTTTCTATATTTTCTTTATGGTATCCAGACATTAAAATGATTTTAGAATCTGGTAAAAATTTTTTAATGCTTTCGATTAAATCTAAACCGTTTATATCAGGCAAAGAAATATCAAGAAATATATATTCGAATTTATTAGAAGATTTTAAAATTTCTGATGTTTCTTTGCCGTTATTACAAATAATCGAATCTATGCCTTTTCTTGAAAGGATTTTTTTTATTA from Spirochaetota bacterium includes these protein-coding regions:
- a CDS encoding response regulator, whose translation is MKALIVDDEPYIQLIIKKILSRKGIDSIICNNGKETSEILKSSNKFEYIFLDISLPDINGLDLIESIKKFLPDSKIILMSGYHKENIENINNYSFDYFIFKPELTEVINSIIK